The following are encoded together in the Deltaproteobacteria bacterium genome:
- a CDS encoding sulfatase produces the protein MGATALSLLAPGLAFASQDRHARPPNIILLFADDLGYCDTGLYGCDRVPTPHINSIARDGVLFTDGYVTAPVCSPSRAGLLTGRYQQRFGCEFNVGPIRRALRYGVGLPASEITLAHILKKAGYTTGVIGKWHVGAQPQYHPFKRGFDEFFGFIAGQNYYLDPQTPDAQSIFILWRDGQPGFARFRQIDPIRRGRDPVEEKEYLTDAFTREAIDYIERHKAEPFFLYLSYNAPHTPLQATRKYYDRFPHIKDERWRIYAAMISAVDDSVGAILGKLKETNLEDNTLIFFLSDNGCALYTQACDNKPLRLGKMYLLDGGTRVPFAMKWPGQVPAGKVYQHPVSSLDVFPTAAAAARVDVPKDRKIDGVNLVPYLRGDKTSPAHDTLFWRNGSLWAVRSGYWKLFQGACHYWLYNVSQDIGEQKNLASQNPGVVKQLQEAFLSWNAGLKDPLWPSRRRIPFQYEGVRLEIQV, from the coding sequence ATGGGCGCCACCGCTTTGAGCCTTTTAGCACCGGGCCTTGCCTTCGCCTCCCAGGACCGGCATGCGCGTCCGCCTAATATTATATTACTTTTCGCGGATGATCTGGGCTATTGCGACACCGGACTTTACGGATGCGACCGCGTCCCCACCCCGCACATCAATTCCATCGCCAGAGACGGCGTGCTTTTTACTGACGGCTACGTCACGGCCCCGGTCTGCAGCCCCTCCAGAGCGGGTCTTTTAACCGGCCGGTATCAGCAACGATTCGGTTGTGAATTCAACGTCGGACCTATTAGGAGAGCTTTGAGGTACGGCGTGGGTCTCCCGGCTTCGGAAATCACTCTGGCTCATATCTTGAAAAAGGCAGGCTATACCACAGGCGTCATTGGCAAATGGCATGTGGGGGCGCAGCCGCAGTATCACCCTTTCAAGCGCGGGTTCGATGAATTTTTCGGGTTTATCGCCGGGCAGAACTACTATCTCGATCCTCAAACACCTGACGCCCAAAGCATTTTTATCCTGTGGCGGGACGGCCAGCCGGGGTTCGCGCGATTCAGGCAGATAGACCCTATCAGGCGCGGGAGAGACCCGGTTGAAGAAAAAGAATACCTCACCGATGCCTTCACCCGTGAAGCGATTGATTATATCGAACGGCACAAAGCCGAACCTTTCTTCCTATACCTTTCTTACAACGCGCCGCATACTCCGCTTCAGGCCACCAGGAAGTATTATGATCGTTTTCCACACATCAAAGATGAACGCTGGCGGATTTACGCAGCCATGATCTCTGCTGTTGATGACTCGGTGGGCGCGATCCTGGGCAAACTTAAGGAAACTAACCTGGAAGACAACACCCTCATTTTTTTCCTGAGCGACAATGGCTGCGCCCTTTATACACAAGCGTGCGACAATAAGCCCTTAAGGCTTGGCAAAATGTACCTCCTGGACGGGGGAACTCGGGTCCCCTTTGCCATGAAATGGCCCGGCCAGGTTCCGGCCGGGAAGGTTTATCAGCACCCGGTCAGCTCCCTGGACGTATTCCCCACCGCCGCGGCCGCGGCTAGAGTTGATGTACCGAAGGACCGAAAAATAGACGGCGTCAATCTGGTTCCTTACCTCAGGGGCGATAAAACCAGCCCGGCCCATGACACGCTCTTCTGGCGCAACGGCTCGCTCTGGGCGGTCAGAAGCGGTTATTGGAAGCTTTTTCAGGGTGCATGTCATTACTGGCTGTATAATGTCTCCCAAGACATCGGCGAGCAAAAGAACCTGGCCAGTCAGAATCCCGGTGTCGTGAAACAATTGCAAGAGGCTTTTTTAAGCTGGAACGCCGGGCTTAAAGACCCCCTCTGGCCAAGTCGTCGCAGGATACCCTTTCAGTATGAAGGCGTGAGGCTTGAGATCCAAGTCTGA
- a CDS encoding radical SAM protein, which yields MGTCRHCDRTDRTISSTIGYCASCIQDHFDEVWPEIKKVHDRSRLAFGLPADPPRAEDGLTCGLCFHGCRIPEGATGFCGLRRVESSKILGGRPHEGNLSYYYDPLPTNCVGSFVCPAGTAGGYPEYSVSRTPEYGYKNLAVFYHACSFNCLYCQNYHFKTQTASSIRVSSKDLADAVDEKTTCICYFGGDPTPQILHALKASRLARQQNPGRILRVCWETNGAMQEPFLSMMAEITLESGGCVKFDLKAWDERIHYALCGVGNQKTLENFETLSGRISQRPDPPFLLASTLLVPGYVDEDEVKAIASYMAGLNPDIPYSLLAFHPLFYLRDFPTTSRRHALRCQEAAKRAGLRRVHIGNIHLLGDDY from the coding sequence ATGGGCACGTGCCGACATTGCGACAGGACCGACAGAACAATCTCCTCGACCATCGGATACTGCGCGTCTTGTATTCAGGATCATTTTGACGAGGTCTGGCCGGAAATCAAGAAGGTCCATGACCGCAGTCGGCTGGCCTTTGGGCTGCCTGCTGATCCGCCCCGGGCCGAGGATGGTCTGACCTGCGGCCTGTGTTTTCACGGCTGTCGTATCCCGGAGGGCGCCACCGGCTTTTGCGGGCTTCGCCGCGTGGAATCGTCTAAAATTTTAGGCGGGAGACCGCACGAGGGAAATCTTTCCTACTACTATGATCCTCTGCCCACGAACTGTGTCGGCAGCTTTGTCTGCCCGGCCGGTACGGCTGGCGGATACCCTGAATATTCGGTTTCCAGGACACCTGAGTATGGCTATAAAAACCTGGCTGTTTTTTATCATGCCTGTTCCTTCAACTGCCTGTACTGCCAGAACTATCACTTCAAGACCCAGACCGCCTCTTCCATCAGGGTTTCCTCAAAAGACCTGGCCGATGCCGTGGACGAGAAAACCACCTGTATCTGCTATTTTGGCGGTGACCCCACCCCTCAGATTCTCCATGCTTTAAAGGCGTCCAGGCTGGCGCGGCAGCAGAACCCGGGCCGGATTCTCAGGGTCTGCTGGGAGACGAACGGGGCCATGCAGGAACCCTTTCTGAGCATGATGGCAGAGATAACACTCGAATCCGGCGGGTGCGTTAAATTTGACCTCAAGGCCTGGGACGAAAGAATCCACTATGCCTTGTGTGGCGTAGGCAACCAGAAAACCCTGGAAAATTTTGAAACACTGTCCGGACGGATATCGCAAAGGCCTGACCCGCCGTTCCTTCTGGCCAGCACCCTGCTGGTGCCCGGCTACGTGGACGAAGATGAGGTCAAAGCCATCGCCTCTTATATGGCCGGGTTAAACCCGGACATCCCATACAGCCTCCTGGCCTTCCATCCCCTGTTTTACCTCAGAGACTTCCCCACAACCTCACGCCGTCATGCCCTTAGATGCCAGGAAGCAGCCAAGCGGGCTGGACTGCGGCGGGTACACATTGGCAATATTCACCTCTTAGGGGACGATTACTGA
- a CDS encoding DNA-3-methyladenine glycosylase 2 family protein, which translates to MKINTTHLSITPPAPFNFYHSARSHGWVVLAPNSWDEERRALKRVERLSAGKVVLLDISGDGTIKRPRIAIKVSHAGRLSQKEQNEVTAVVGRMFRADEDLSGFYALCKKRGQRWVKMNHGLGRLLRSPTVFEDVVKTICTTNIQWGGTTRMVEGLVNTLGEPYPGDSYLRAFPTPEAMAAALPETFNQAVRLGYRGDYVHTLARRVASGELDLEAFRDLDIPSPELKKKLLAIKGVGHYAAATLLMLLGRYDELAVDTGFRRFVSRKYFKGQRPSDREAQAIYEDWGRWKYLAFWFDRDAV; encoded by the coding sequence TTGAAAATTAACACAACACATCTCTCAATAACCCCTCCTGCCCCCTTTAATTTTTATCACAGCGCCCGCTCACATGGCTGGGTGGTGTTGGCGCCCAACTCCTGGGATGAAGAACGCCGTGCGCTCAAGCGCGTGGAACGCCTGAGCGCTGGCAAGGTCGTGCTTCTGGATATCAGCGGTGACGGCACGATCAAACGGCCGCGAATCGCCATTAAAGTCAGCCACGCGGGCAGGCTGTCCCAGAAGGAGCAAAACGAGGTCACCGCCGTGGTGGGGCGCATGTTCCGTGCCGATGAAGACCTGTCCGGGTTTTATGCCTTGTGCAAGAAGCGCGGCCAGCGCTGGGTAAAAATGAATCACGGCCTGGGGCGTCTGCTGCGCTCTCCGACCGTGTTCGAGGATGTCGTCAAGACCATCTGCACCACCAACATCCAGTGGGGAGGCACGACGCGCATGGTCGAGGGCCTGGTGAACACTCTGGGCGAGCCGTACCCCGGCGACTCCTATTTACGCGCCTTCCCCACCCCCGAAGCCATGGCCGCCGCCCTGCCTGAAACCTTTAATCAGGCCGTCCGCTTAGGCTACCGCGGCGATTACGTGCACACCCTGGCCAGGCGCGTCGCCTCCGGGGAGCTTGACCTGGAGGCTTTTCGAGATTTAGACATCCCAAGCCCTGAACTGAAGAAAAAGCTGCTGGCCATTAAAGGCGTGGGCCATTACGCCGCCGCGACCCTGCTCATGCTTTTAGGGCGGTACGACGAGCTGGCCGTGGATACGGGCTTTCGCCGGTTCGTGAGCCGGAAATACTTCAAGGGGCAGCGCCCGTCCGACAGGGAAGCTCAGGCGATCTATGAGGACTGGGGCCGGTGGAAATACCTCGCCTTCTGGTTCGATAGGGATGCGGTTTAG
- a CDS encoding FAD-dependent oxidoreductase gives MNYTALVVGAGVAGVRAALDLAEAGNKVALIDKSQGLGGVLIQLDRQFPSDRCGMCQMLPLVERDACSQYCLRKGLYHENIDLMLSTELTAVEGEPGKLHVTLRKKSTFVNPNLCIGCGECAAVCPVQAPDEFNAGLTLRPAVHLPAPYTIPNHYVVDLDSCQRCWACFKACPTGAIDFRFEARSDFKILMADPDPSTKDNLEAWLKDEIFPLDAAGTGAEALEKMAQDGSYRLVLLDMDLPDMPLEEALDRMQEQHPGLPVVLMAAPGEIQAAQKLLAHGALEVLAKPLEEEVLVPWLDKLYLKLESDEEFGLEVGSVILAAGFECFKPSEAANLYGYGALPGVVTAVEFERMASGTGPHRGELLIPGSSKPARRIAWLQCVGSREPRIEADFCSSVCCMFSIKEAVMAKEITQGRAEAVIFYMDMRTFGKDFERYRDRAETEFGVKFRRTRVHSVASAEGSEGLQLDFLDAAGKRRREIFDLVILAVGARPAADMEDLLEITGAKAGRWGFCETSSFASAQTGRLGIFAAGTITGPKDISESVIQAGAAAMEASRLVIGHEELTAEAAEPVYRDVSLEMPRTLVALCTSCRTLEKGVDLDALRKKLSGLHSVQSVIHVKNMCTQMGWWQLEKEVRNSQANRILLGACQPFVYEPKMKELGRKIELNPSLMSAVDIFTPTFPGLLADAKAREQEIFATLNTGLVRLLGANPAPVPSIAVTPRALVVGGGAAGLTAALSLAEQGLEVDLVEKDKALGGVALTLQYTLNGDSPQEYLLGLIEQIKKHPKISVFLSTRVVASRGSVGRFVTTVKTEDGESVDLKHGAVILATGGRQGSVTSYGYGQHETVITQAELEQELTFGNLDPTTLTAVVMIQCVESRQEPHLYCSRVCCLAALKNALFLKKKNPNLPIFIFYRDMMAYGLFEAYYTRARQAGVIFIPYDVGDKPRANFEGDRPLVTARDPVLDMDIQIRPDLLILAPPIVPHDVHDLAEIFGVELNQDGFFQEAESKWRPVECLKQGIFLCGTALSPRSVSESIASAEAAAGRALSILSKEMVAGSAVTAVVRFNLCSRCELCISVCPYGARSLDPEDEKIVVDELLCQGCGSCAAVCPNSATVLRGFHDREVMGAIDAALEGFI, from the coding sequence ATGAATTATACCGCTTTGGTCGTCGGTGCGGGCGTGGCCGGCGTTCGGGCCGCTCTGGACCTGGCTGAAGCCGGAAACAAGGTGGCGCTTATTGATAAGAGCCAGGGTCTGGGAGGCGTGCTGATCCAGCTGGACCGGCAGTTCCCCAGCGACCGCTGCGGCATGTGCCAGATGCTCCCCCTCGTGGAACGCGATGCGTGTTCTCAATACTGCCTGCGCAAGGGGCTGTATCACGAAAATATTGATCTCATGCTTTCCACCGAACTGACCGCGGTCGAGGGCGAGCCGGGTAAACTCCACGTCACCCTGCGGAAAAAATCAACCTTTGTCAATCCCAACCTCTGTATCGGCTGCGGCGAGTGTGCTGCGGTCTGCCCGGTGCAGGCGCCCGACGAGTTCAACGCCGGGCTGACCTTGCGCCCGGCCGTGCATCTGCCTGCGCCTTATACGATTCCCAACCATTATGTGGTGGACCTGGACAGCTGCCAGAGATGCTGGGCCTGTTTCAAGGCCTGCCCCACCGGAGCCATAGACTTCAGGTTTGAGGCCCGCTCTGATTTCAAGATTCTCATGGCCGACCCCGACCCCTCGACCAAGGACAACCTCGAGGCGTGGCTGAAGGACGAAATTTTTCCTCTGGATGCGGCCGGAACCGGGGCCGAAGCCCTGGAGAAGATGGCGCAGGATGGCAGTTACCGGCTGGTGCTTCTGGATATGGATCTGCCTGACATGCCTTTAGAGGAGGCCCTCGACCGCATGCAGGAACAGCATCCCGGGCTGCCAGTGGTCCTGATGGCCGCGCCGGGCGAAATCCAGGCAGCCCAAAAGCTTTTGGCTCATGGCGCCCTGGAGGTCCTGGCCAAGCCTTTGGAAGAAGAGGTCCTGGTCCCCTGGCTGGACAAGCTCTATCTGAAGCTGGAATCTGACGAGGAGTTCGGCCTGGAGGTCGGGTCCGTGATCCTGGCCGCTGGATTCGAATGCTTCAAGCCTTCGGAAGCCGCCAATCTTTACGGCTACGGCGCTCTGCCTGGAGTGGTCACGGCCGTGGAGTTCGAGCGCATGGCCAGCGGTACCGGCCCGCACCGCGGCGAACTCCTGATCCCCGGGAGTTCGAAACCGGCGCGCCGCATTGCCTGGCTGCAGTGCGTCGGGTCCAGGGAACCGCGGATTGAAGCCGATTTCTGCTCATCCGTGTGCTGCATGTTTTCGATCAAGGAGGCGGTCATGGCCAAAGAGATCACCCAGGGCCGGGCCGAGGCCGTTATTTTTTACATGGACATGCGCACCTTTGGCAAGGATTTCGAGCGCTACCGGGACCGGGCGGAAACAGAATTCGGCGTGAAATTCAGGCGAACCCGTGTTCACTCCGTCGCCTCGGCTGAGGGTTCGGAAGGGCTGCAGCTTGATTTTCTGGATGCAGCAGGGAAGAGGCGGAGGGAGATATTCGATCTGGTCATCCTGGCCGTGGGGGCCAGGCCGGCGGCGGACATGGAGGATCTTCTGGAAATAACCGGCGCCAAGGCCGGCCGCTGGGGGTTCTGTGAGACGTCCTCCTTTGCCTCGGCCCAGACCGGCCGGCTGGGCATCTTTGCCGCTGGCACTATCACCGGGCCAAAGGACATTTCAGAGTCGGTCATTCAGGCCGGGGCGGCGGCTATGGAAGCCTCCCGCCTGGTTATCGGCCATGAGGAGCTTACGGCAGAGGCGGCGGAGCCGGTTTACCGGGACGTATCCCTGGAAATGCCCCGGACCCTCGTGGCCCTGTGCACCTCCTGCCGCACCCTCGAAAAAGGCGTTGATCTGGACGCGCTTCGGAAAAAACTCTCCGGGCTTCACTCGGTCCAAAGCGTGATTCATGTTAAGAACATGTGCACCCAGATGGGCTGGTGGCAGCTGGAGAAGGAGGTCAGGAACTCCCAGGCCAACCGAATCCTGCTCGGCGCGTGTCAGCCTTTTGTGTACGAGCCGAAGATGAAGGAGTTGGGCCGGAAGATCGAGCTCAACCCGTCCCTCATGAGCGCGGTTGACATCTTTACCCCGACTTTTCCGGGATTACTGGCAGATGCGAAGGCCAGGGAACAGGAGATATTCGCCACCCTGAACACAGGCCTGGTCAGGCTTCTCGGGGCAAACCCCGCACCGGTTCCTTCCATCGCGGTGACCCCGAGGGCGCTGGTGGTCGGCGGGGGCGCAGCCGGTTTGACCGCGGCGCTCTCCCTGGCCGAGCAAGGGCTCGAGGTGGACCTGGTGGAAAAGGATAAAGCCCTGGGCGGCGTGGCCCTGACCCTGCAGTACACTCTGAACGGGGATTCACCTCAGGAGTACCTCCTGGGCCTGATCGAGCAGATAAAGAAGCATCCCAAGATCAGCGTCTTCCTGAGCACCCGGGTGGTTGCCTCCAGGGGAAGCGTCGGGCGGTTCGTAACGACCGTGAAGACCGAAGACGGGGAATCCGTGGACCTGAAGCACGGGGCCGTCATTCTGGCCACCGGCGGCCGCCAGGGGAGCGTCACATCGTATGGCTACGGCCAGCACGAGACAGTGATAACCCAGGCAGAACTGGAACAGGAGCTTACCTTCGGCAACCTCGACCCCACAACCCTGACCGCCGTGGTCATGATCCAGTGCGTAGAGTCGCGCCAGGAGCCGCACTTGTATTGCAGCCGGGTCTGCTGCCTCGCCGCCCTGAAAAACGCCCTGTTTCTCAAGAAAAAAAATCCCAATCTCCCCATCTTTATATTTTACAGGGACATGATGGCCTATGGCCTTTTTGAGGCTTATTACACCAGGGCGCGGCAGGCCGGTGTCATCTTCATCCCATACGACGTCGGGGATAAACCCCGCGCTAATTTTGAAGGCGACCGCCCGCTCGTTACCGCCAGGGACCCGGTTCTGGACATGGACATACAGATTCGCCCGGATTTGCTTATCCTGGCCCCGCCGATCGTGCCTCACGATGTTCATGATCTGGCTGAAATCTTTGGGGTGGAACTCAACCAGGACGGTTTTTTTCAAGAGGCGGAGTCCAAGTGGCGGCCGGTGGAATGCCTGAAGCAGGGGATATTCCTATGCGGGACGGCCCTTTCTCCCAGGTCTGTCAGCGAGAGCATTGCCTCGGCTGAAGCTGCGGCCGGCCGGGCTTTAAGCATCCTCAGCAAAGAGATGGTCGCGGGCAGCGCCGTGACAGCGGTGGTTCGCTTCAACCTCTGCTCCCGGTGCGAACTCTGCATCTCCGTGTGCCCGTATGGCGCCAGAAGCCTGGACCCTGAGGATGAGAAAATCGTGGTGGATGAGCTGTTATGCCAGGGCTGCGGCTCCTGCGCCGCGGTCTGCCCGAACAGCGCCACGGTGCTGAGGGGTTTTCATGACAGGGAGGTCATGGGGGCCATTGACGCTGCTTTGGAAGGATTTATATAA
- a CDS encoding class I SAM-dependent methyltransferase — translation MSLGKRVEKRRMEKMSNTAFKGMSLIFKIVDFFYPYIKKRIKKFGVREGMTVVDYGCGPGRYAARLAELVGEKGKVYAIDIHELAIEAVKKKIDKYGLTNIEPVLINGYKSTLPDNTADVVCAIDMFFIIKNPSEFLGEVKRITKNDGVLVIDDGHQPRTVTKDKIQESGHWDIFEESSDHLKCRPRNDSKAKEV, via the coding sequence ATGAGTCTAGGAAAAAGAGTTGAGAAAAGACGCATGGAAAAAATGTCAAATACAGCATTTAAGGGGATGTCCCTCATTTTTAAAATTGTTGATTTTTTTTATCCATATATAAAAAAACGCATCAAAAAATTTGGTGTTCGCGAAGGCATGACCGTGGTTGACTATGGCTGCGGTCCGGGGAGGTATGCCGCCAGGCTGGCGGAACTCGTGGGTGAAAAAGGTAAGGTTTATGCCATAGATATTCACGAACTGGCCATAGAAGCCGTGAAAAAGAAAATTGATAAATACGGCCTTACAAACATAGAGCCTGTATTGATTAACGGTTATAAGAGTACCTTGCCTGATAATACAGCAGACGTGGTCTGCGCCATTGACATGTTCTTCATAATTAAAAATCCTTCTGAATTTTTAGGAGAAGTAAAAAGAATAACAAAGAACGATGGAGTACTGGTAATTGACGACGGCCATCAGCCACGGACAGTTACCAAAGATAAAATTCAGGAGTCAGGTCATTGGGATATCTTTGAAGAGAGTTCTGATCACCTGAAGTGTAGGCCGAGAAATGATTCAAAGGCAAAGGAGGTGTAA
- a CDS encoding aldo/keto reductase has protein sequence MTSKGDSQGLGRRDFMKISAGLAICGQTLLVAPEAGARKQAGSSNLIRRNERPSMTYRKLGRTCFHSSRLVFGCGAALAGGKAVRLLDRAFEAGINHFDVGSEMVYRGAERSLAPFLKAHRDEVWVASKAPVYIRIGPGASLTTKKAQAAARKWVKLLNRSLKNLEIAFLDTYYLMGVNSPALVKCEEMYEAFQKAKAAGKVRHFGLSTHENAGEVLKAAIEIGWYDVAMIGITPAGWYDWHTKTLAEGTPTLKELQPLLEKARQAGIGLIGMKTVRYLASAWVGGQGDPFAFDHIYDKKIMAYPLNPFQRAYAYTLEHGLDVVNADMQNFKHLEEDIVVASKSHTYFS, from the coding sequence ATGACCAGCAAGGGTGACAGTCAAGGCTTGGGCCGAAGGGATTTTATGAAAATCTCGGCAGGGCTGGCCATCTGCGGCCAAACACTGCTTGTCGCTCCCGAGGCCGGCGCCCGAAAACAGGCTGGCAGTTCCAACCTTATCCGCCGAAATGAACGACCCTCGATGACGTACCGAAAACTTGGCCGAACCTGCTTCCATTCCAGCCGTCTGGTCTTTGGCTGCGGCGCCGCGCTGGCTGGCGGGAAGGCCGTGCGTCTCCTGGACCGGGCCTTTGAAGCTGGCATCAACCATTTCGACGTGGGATCGGAGATGGTCTATCGCGGCGCGGAACGCAGCTTAGCGCCGTTCCTGAAGGCGCACCGCGACGAAGTTTGGGTCGCATCAAAAGCACCTGTATACATTCGCATAGGACCTGGCGCGTCACTTACGACCAAGAAGGCTCAAGCGGCCGCCAGGAAATGGGTGAAGCTATTGAACAGAAGCCTGAAAAACCTGGAGATCGCTTTTCTTGATACTTACTACCTGATGGGCGTCAACAGCCCGGCCTTAGTTAAATGCGAAGAAATGTACGAAGCCTTTCAAAAAGCCAAAGCTGCCGGAAAGGTAAGGCATTTCGGCCTGAGCACCCATGAAAATGCAGGTGAGGTCCTTAAGGCGGCAATTGAGATCGGTTGGTATGACGTGGCCATGATCGGTATTACGCCAGCCGGATGGTATGACTGGCATACCAAAACGCTGGCGGAAGGCACGCCCACCCTCAAGGAGCTTCAGCCCTTACTCGAAAAAGCGCGTCAGGCCGGGATCGGACTCATTGGTATGAAAACGGTCCGCTACCTGGCCTCCGCGTGGGTCGGCGGCCAAGGTGATCCCTTCGCCTTTGACCACATCTATGATAAAAAAATTATGGCCTACCCGCTCAACCCGTTCCAACGAGCCTACGCCTACACCCTCGAACATGGGTTAGACGTCGTCAATGCGGACATGCAAAATTTCAAACACCTCGAAGAAGATATTGTCGTGGCCTCCAAATCCCATACTTATTTCAGTTGA
- a CDS encoding YbhB/YbcL family Raf kinase inhibitor-like protein has translation MVTSSAFKEGEMIPPKHTCDGENVSPDISWSGAPEGTKSFVIIMDDHDIPMRYLPLLTWVHWVVYDVGPDVSSLPPAVPEKETLDSGAKQGMTSFKKSGYGGPCPPFGAHQYCFKVYALDTAVNLEPKAATKKEILKAIEGHILAEGVLMGRYKRQRG, from the coding sequence ATGGTAACGAGTTCTGCTTTTAAAGAAGGGGAAATGATACCGCCGAAGCATACCTGCGATGGCGAAAACGTGTCTCCCGACATTTCATGGTCAGGTGCGCCTGAAGGAACGAAAAGCTTCGTCATCATCATGGACGACCATGACATTCCCATGCGCTACCTCCCGCTGCTTACGTGGGTCCACTGGGTGGTGTACGATGTTGGGCCTGATGTCTCGTCCCTCCCCCCGGCCGTTCCTGAAAAAGAAACGCTTGACAGCGGCGCGAAGCAGGGCATGACGTCATTCAAGAAGAGCGGATACGGTGGTCCCTGCCCGCCTTTTGGCGCTCACCAATACTGTTTCAAGGTTTACGCGCTGGATACAGCCGTGAATCTGGAACCAAAGGCCGCCACGAAAAAAGAAATCCTGAAGGCCATTGAAGGCCACATCCTGGCCGAAGGCGTGCTCATGGGAAGGTACAAAAGACAGAGAGGATGA
- a CDS encoding MATE family efflux transporter gives MAVQQFVDRMFLAWYSSEAIAATMSAGILNFTVINLFVGTAGYVGTFVAQFWGADQEDRIGPIIWQGGYVAAAAALVHLLMIPLAGPFFRLVGHEPVVQNLEVIYFQIICLGAGPGVASAVLAGFFLGRGKTLYVMTVSIAGTIINMFFNYVLIFGSLGFPEMGVTGAAIATLISTLFIFTVFSILVFRSAHEKTYRTHSGWRLDVPLFIRLLRFGLPNGVQFFLSHMSIAAFILLVGRLGTVELAATSIAFNINMLAFMPMIGFGMAVMILVGQNQGQERPDLSERSIYSGFLLTYIYMTTIALLYVIVPHMFLWPFAVKADPGSFAPIYRTTTILLRFVAVYCLFDTLSIIFASGIKGAGDTRFVMIAIAFLSLFGLGLPTYIALVHLNQGLYTAWTIITIYISLLGFIFMFRFLGRKWKTMRVIETREPVLPAAVHIEPALSDES, from the coding sequence ATGGCGGTCCAGCAGTTTGTAGATCGAATGTTCCTGGCCTGGTATTCGTCGGAGGCCATCGCGGCCACGATGTCGGCTGGCATACTCAACTTCACCGTCATAAACCTATTTGTCGGGACGGCCGGTTACGTGGGCACGTTTGTGGCCCAGTTCTGGGGCGCTGATCAGGAAGACAGGATCGGGCCGATTATATGGCAGGGCGGTTACGTAGCCGCCGCGGCGGCCCTGGTGCATCTTTTAATGATACCGCTGGCCGGTCCTTTTTTTCGCCTGGTCGGCCATGAGCCAGTGGTGCAGAACCTGGAAGTGATCTATTTTCAAATTATATGCCTGGGGGCGGGCCCGGGCGTGGCCAGTGCGGTTCTGGCCGGTTTTTTTCTAGGCAGAGGTAAAACGCTCTATGTGATGACAGTCAGTATCGCCGGTACCATTATAAACATGTTTTTCAATTATGTGCTCATCTTCGGGAGCCTGGGCTTCCCGGAAATGGGCGTTACGGGCGCAGCCATTGCAACGCTTATCTCGACCTTGTTCATTTTCACTGTTTTTTCCATTCTTGTCTTTCGCTCCGCCCATGAGAAGACTTATCGCACGCATTCCGGCTGGCGCCTTGACGTTCCCCTGTTTATTCGACTCCTGCGCTTCGGCCTCCCGAACGGGGTGCAGTTTTTTCTCAGCCATATGAGCATCGCCGCCTTCATCCTGCTCGTGGGCCGGCTGGGCACGGTCGAACTCGCCGCGACAAGCATCGCCTTTAACATCAACATGCTGGCCTTCATGCCCATGATCGGCTTTGGTATGGCGGTCATGATTCTGGTGGGTCAAAATCAAGGCCAGGAACGGCCTGACCTGTCGGAACGCAGTATATACTCAGGTTTCCTGCTCACCTATATTTATATGACCACCATCGCCTTACTGTACGTGATTGTGCCTCACATGTTTTTATGGCCCTTTGCGGTGAAGGCCGACCCCGGGAGCTTTGCGCCCATATACCGAACCACCACGATTCTACTCAGATTCGTAGCGGTGTATTGTTTATTCGACACCCTGAGCATCATTTTTGCCTCTGGAATCAAAGGCGCCGGCGATACGCGCTTTGTCATGATCGCCATTGCTTTTTTGTCTCTATTCGGTCTGGGGCTGCCAACTTACATCGCCCTGGTCCACCTGAACCAGGGGCTTTACACGGCCTGGACAATCATCACTATTTACATAAGCCTTCTGGGCTTTATTTTCATGTTTCGTTTTCTGGGCCGTAAATGGAAAACGATGCGAGTTATTGAAACGAGAGAGCCGGTCCTTCCCGCGGCGGTTCATATAGAGCCCGCTTTATCCGACGAATCATAG